Proteins encoded in a region of the Bactrocera tryoni isolate S06 chromosome 4, CSIRO_BtryS06_freeze2, whole genome shotgun sequence genome:
- the LOC120774942 gene encoding uncharacterized protein LOC120774942 produces MATMRDCFQWHPWRFVANHKQLLIHNTHLGFFTIKMKEKKRARINGTFRWREQQTIDLLTIVADKVKDNPDLFEKPTAQKLYERIAESAPNLKHIKWDIMRTKMRHLKTSFISALKWKEQHDAGLLENDDVIEYIKRMCPFYDELHAIFRERINIQPSFIFQSTESVSSLEHNEAEHNETELSIALDMDATTSSTLASATDTLPQASSENLVDSSAIFKPTNVTTPKIYLKRPRDSSSSFALLYEIQKNLLELEKQKLDFEKEKEANSFKLQKLRLEKEERVEMEKIRLEHERLKSLNSS; encoded by the exons ATGGCAACTATGCGAGACTGTTTCCAGTGGCATCCATGGCGATTTGTCGCAAATCATAAACAGCTGTTGATTCATAACACGCATTTGggattttttacaataaaaatgaaagag AAAAAACGCGCGCGCATAAACGGCACTTTTCGCTGGAGAGAGCAGCAAACGATAGACTTGCTTACGATTGTCGCGGACAAGGTGAAGGATAATCCAGACCTATTTGag AAACCAactgcacaaaaattgtatgaacGGATTGCGGAAAGCGCGCCAAACTTAAAACACATAAAATGGGATATTATGCGCACCAAAATGCGGCATctcaaaactagttttatatccGCACTCAAGTGGAAAGAGCAGCATGACGCAGGCTTACTTGAGAATGACGATGTTATAGAGTACATAAAAAGGATGTGTCCATTTTACGATGAGCTGCACGCAATATTTCGAGAGCGCATAAATATCCAACCATCATTCATCTTTCAGTCCACAGAGTCTGTATCATCGTTGGAGCACAATGAAGCGGAGCATAATGAAACGGAGCTAAGTATAGCGTTAGACATGGACGCAACTACTTCGAGCACATTAGCCAGTGCGACCGATACACTACCGCAGGCATCTTCAGAGAATTTAGTCGATTCGTCCGCTATTTTCAAACCGACCAATGTCACCACAccgaaaatttatttgaagagaCCACGCGACAGCTCGAGCTCATTTGCCTTACTATACGAAATTCAGAAgaatttattagaattagaaaaacaaaaactcgatttcgaaaaagaaaaagaggCAAACAGTTTCAAATTACAGAAACTAAGATTGGAGAAGGAAGAAAGAGtcgaaatggaaaaaatcagaCTGGAACATGAGCGCTTGAAAAGCTTAAATAgctcataa